The DNA region TGTCTTTTTTCTTTGTTCTGATCTTCTTTATCTTTCTTTCGGGAATGGGCGATAACATCGGTATGTTCCCGTGAACTGCTTGCCGTCCGATTCATATCGGTATACGGACTTTTGAAGTATGTTTTTCATGTTCTTCTCCTTTATTTTTCGGATATGTCATATCCGGCTTTTTCAGCTATCGCTTCTTTGAATCTTGAATATGGACGTTCTTCATTCGGATCAAATGTTATTTTTTCACCGTTTATGACATATACTTCAGTTGCATCAAGATCTTTCAATTCGGTATCTCCGTCACTTGTTCTGCGTACAATATAGTGGTAATTTCCGCCAAAGTCAGAAGCAGCTGAGTATTCATCGATCATAGCTTCAACTTTTTTTAGATACTCGTCTTTCATATCAAACTTGCTCTCATCGGTAATTTGTAAAGATAACGATATATAAGCAGTTTTAGTGTTTGCAAATGTTTTCATGTCCATATCAGACAAGATAAGGCAATTATCCGGTGATATATATTCCTTGACTTTGTCATCGTTGTAATAAGATTCTCCTATATGTATATGGTCCGCAGCTGTATCAGAAGGAATAAGGAAAATACTATATCCGTCACCTGTTGATGTAAAAGTGAAATCGGAATCAGACTTGAGATCAAAATACTTAGGCATGATGTTTTGGCACATATCTGCTTTTACAATATCCATCATTTCAGTATCAAGAAATGCCATCATTTCCATGTCGGCATATTTGTATACGTTTTTTTATGTACTCGATCATGCTTTGATCGTCAAATGAAGAATAGTAATAGCTTGCTCTGCTGTCAAGTTCTGTATTTCTCACGTTCCCGTTTTTGTCTTTATATTCTATATCATATATTTTGTATCTGACAGGTAGCTTTATCGGAGCTTCCTTATTGGTATAAAACCCGCTTTCGGTAACGGTTATCTTGTAGTCACCTTTAAATGTCTTGTCGAACAGCTTTTTGTATCTTCTCTCGTAATTGATTCCGCTGCACCATGAAAACCATATCCCACCTGCAACACCCACAATGGCTGCTGCGGATATCAGTGCGGCTTTTGCTTTTGTTCTCATTCAAATTACCTCTTCTCTCTTTTTTTGCCTTAACCAAAAGCCGTCTTGTTGTCTGCCTTCTTTTGTCCTACACATAAGTTATTGTCTCTTTTTTATGTCTCTTTCTTTTGTATTTTTATACGTCCTGTTGTCTTCCTTCTTCTGTCCTACACATAAGTTATTGTCTCTTTTTTTATGTCTCTTTCTTTTGTTTTTTATACGTCCTGTTGTCTTCTTTCTTCTGTTCTACACATGGATATTTTTGTCTCTTTTATTCTTTTTGTCTCTTCTCTTGTCTTATAGTTTTTTATTTATTTCCCGTGTCATTTTGACTTTTTTTCTATCTTTACCACGGAGATCTATCAAGCATCTTTTTCTACTACCACATCGTCACCGCGTACATCTACCACAACTACCTTGGTTCCTGTTTTCAGCATTTCTTCGCCCTCATTGAAAGCACCAAGCTCCATCATCTGCCCCTGCAGCGTCATGGTTATCTTTCCCATTCCCTGATTTTTCGGCGGGCAGGGGATATATACCGTTGCACTCTCGCCAATTGCGTTTCTCAGGTCAACAGTTCCGTTCTCTGCAAGTCTCATGGAAAGCTGTACCATCTTTGCTACCAGTGCCATCGTACCGATACCAAGCAGTATTCCTACCGGAAGAGCCGCAAGACTGGGTACTCTTGAACCTACCAGAACTATCGATGACCAGCTGAACACTGTAAGGAATGCAACTATCGTCTGTAAAGTGAAGAAGTGCATCGAGGTGTCCGTAACGTTATCGTTGATAGAATGATCGTGGAAGTCGCCGCTGTGGTGTGCGTCGATATCGCCGTGTCCGCCGCTAACATCGTGGTGGATATCAAATCCGTGATGTCCGCCGATGTCATGGCCGATATCGAAGTTGTGTCCTCCCACATCGGTGTGCATATCCAGTCCCGAGGTATCGCTTACGTCGTGAGCACCGTGGTGCATTCCGAACATTGCCAGCAGGGTTTGAAGTATAAGTAACATTGTTGAAGGAAAGGCGATGCAGTAAAGTACTTTCAGCAGTCCGCTGAGCCCGTTCCACCATATATCAAATCTTTCCATCATATTTCCCGCCTCCTTTTACGCAGGTAAATTTGTCTTGTAAATTTAATTTACCTTAGTATACACCAAAACTTTTACTTTGTCAAGAGGTTTTTCAAAAAAATTTTTACAGAATCGTAGTATTATAATATATAATACCTTTATAATATAGAAAAATCAATTCTGATTTACCTTTTAGGTAAATGACATATCCGCATAAAGTAAATATCTCATTCTATCAATGTAAATCTAAATGTTAAATTTCTGTGAAACTCTTGCAATTTTATAAAAAGTGTGGTATAGTATACGTAAACAGAATTGACACGTAAAGGAGGCTAACAAATGGACGCAAAGAATATAGGCCGTATTATAAAGGAAGCCCGCCTCGCAAAAAAGATGACACAGAACGAGGTAGTAGGCGATTTCATAACAAGAAATATGCTGAGCCAGATAGAGAGCGGCAGTGCGATGCCGTCGGTAAAGACCCTTGAATATCTCTGCAAAGTGCTTGATATACAGCTTGAAGCCTACGATACCTCACCTGCCGCAGATACAGGTATGGTGAGTTATATCGAACTTCGTAACCTCTACGCAGCAGGCGTTTATGAGGAGATAGTAAAAGCGGAGCCGCCCCACGGCTACATCGATGAGTTTACAGCACTGAAAGCCCGTGCTTGCCTGCATCTTGCGGAACAGCTTACAGAGAATGACGACATAGCAGCTTTTCAGCGGGCAGTAGAACTTGCCAAAAAGGCACAGGAACTTTCAACACAAGGTATTTTTGCAGATATAAACGCTCATGACAAAGCTGAACAGCTCATAAAAAAAGCCGCTGCAAAGCTGAGCGCTTATTACAGCAGCCTTATCTGATAATAGATAAAGGAGAACAACATTATGGATTTCATTATAGATATAGCAGAAGAATTTGTTATCGGTTTTCTTAACAGCAGATATGTACCCCGTCCGGTAAGGATTATCCTCCGTGCAATGTTTTTCATGCTCTGCATAGCAGTAAGCATATTTGTGATAGCCGCAGGCATCTATGTTATCCTGAAACATTCCATCGCCATAGGTTCGGTTTGCGCAGTTATGGGTGTGACTATGCTGATACGTTCAGCAAAAATGTTCATCGGTGCACTCAGCAGAAACTGAAAATCCAAATTTCAAGCCATAGTATTTCCGATCATTTGTCAGAAGTACTATGGTATTTTTATTGACATTTCTTAACCGCTGTGCTATAATGATTTCTAACAAAAATCGGAAGAGCGCAGTACAAAAAAAATGACGGCTATAATCTTCTGCCAAATATTTCTTTTGTACCACTTGCAATATTTAAAAAAATGTGTTATAATATAGTATAATTAATTACAACGGAGGTGCAGCTTTGAAAATACAGGAATCTGCCGAGAATTATCTTGAAAGCATACTCATGATCAGTGAGCGCAAAGGCGATGTAAGAAGCATCGATATAGTCAACGAACTTGAATTTTCCAAGCCCAGCGTCAGCATAGCCATGAAGAATCTTCGTGAGAACGGATATATCCTCGTTGATAAGGATGGCTACATCACACTTACAGATAAAGGTATGGAGATAGCTGCAAAAATGTATGAGCGTCATAAGCTGTTTTCCAAGCTGTTCGTATCATTGGGCGTAAGCGAAGCTACCGCTTCCAAAGACGCCTGCCGTGTTGAACATATCCTCAGCGATGAGACATATGCGGCTATCAAGAAGGTTTTGAAAGAAAAAGGTCTTGTGGAATAATTTCATAAAAATCAACGGCGGAGCGTGTAGCCCCGCCGTTTTTATTTTCCGAGTTTATCCAGTGTTTCGTCAAGTATCACTTTTCGGAGTTCTGTCAGCCATTCCGAGAAAGCCACAGTATCTGTACCGTAAGTCAGATTTAACTCACGCTCATTTTCAGACCATGTATCCAGCGGTGATTCATTGTGCTGTATCAGGGCTTCAAGCTTGTCAAGTGCCTTGAACAGTTTTGCTTCTATCGTTTTCTGTTCTTCCATCTCCCGATACAGTGCCTTGAAATAAGAAGAAATTTCCGCGGGCAGAGAACCTACCCATTTATTCAGAAGTCTGTCTTCGGTCTCACGGTCTTTGTCAGTTTTGCTGAATGTGGGTATGTCACCTGTGAAACATTCCCCAAGGTCGTGTATAATGCACATTGCAGTCAGCTTGTTTATGTCGGCTTCGGAAAATTCTCCGCGAAGGAGTATCGCCATCAGCGCTAGCCGCCAGCTGTGTTCTGCCACACTTTCGGTACGTCTTCCTGAGGTCGTACAGTGCCTTGTGGTGTCTTTCAACTTTTCTGCGGTGTGCAGTATTTCCAGATATTCTTTCGGTGTCATGCTTCCTCCGTATATCATGGCGCTATCTCAGCCATTATCTTCAGTGCTGTGTTCAATCCGTCTACTGCCGCACTCATTATTCCTCCTGCATAGCCAGCACCCTCACCGCAGGGGTAAAGATTTTCACAGGAAAGGGAAGTCATTTTGTCTTTGTCCCTTGTTATCCTCACTGGTGAACTCGTCCTCGTTTCGGGTGCACAGAGAAGTGCTTTTCCGTCCCCGAAGCATTTCATCTTTCTTGAAAAAACTTTCAGCCCCGTGCGCATCATTTCTGTCACCTGCTTAGGGAAAATTTTCTCGTAATCCACTGCTGTCACTCCGAGAGAATAGCTTGGTTCTATGTCCGTATCTAGGTCTGCTTTGCCATCAAGAAATCCCTTTACGCTTGAAGCGCAAGCCTTGTAACTGCCCGCAGCCTTGTAAGCTTTCTGCTCTATTTCCCGAGCAAAGTACATACCGTCAAGGGGCTTACTGCCGAAATCTTCTGGTGTTACCGATACCACCAGCGCCGAATTTGCATTCACGCCGTCTCGGGCGAATACGCTCATACCGTTGGTGACAGTACCGCTAGTTTCCGAAGCAGCTGGCACTACCGTACCACCCGGGCACATACAAAAAGTGTACGCCGCCCGACCGCTTTTGTCGCGGTGAGAAAGCTGATATTCGCCCTTTGGCAGCATGGGACTTCCCGCATACTCTCCGTACAGGCTTCTGTCAACCTCCGTCTGTCTGTGCTCTATCCTCGCACCAACCGAGAACGGCTTAGCTTCAAGGAATATCCCTTTCCTGTGAAGCATCTCGAATGTATTTCTTGCCGA from Ruminococcus albus AD2013 includes:
- a CDS encoding helix-turn-helix domain-containing protein; the encoded protein is MDAKNIGRIIKEARLAKKMTQNEVVGDFITRNMLSQIESGSAMPSVKTLEYLCKVLDIQLEAYDTSPAADTGMVSYIELRNLYAAGVYEEIVKAEPPHGYIDEFTALKARACLHLAEQLTENDDIAAFQRAVELAKKAQELSTQGIFADINAHDKAEQLIKKAAAKLSAYYSSLI
- a CDS encoding metal-dependent transcriptional regulator, whose protein sequence is MKIQESAENYLESILMISERKGDVRSIDIVNELEFSKPSVSIAMKNLRENGYILVDKDGYITLTDKGMEIAAKMYERHKLFSKLFVSLGVSEATASKDACRVEHILSDETYAAIKKVLKEKGLVE
- a CDS encoding HD domain-containing protein; this translates as MTPKEYLEILHTAEKLKDTTRHCTTSGRRTESVAEHSWRLALMAILLRGEFSEADINKLTAMCIIHDLGECFTGDIPTFSKTDKDRETEDRLLNKWVGSLPAEISSYFKALYREMEEQKTIEAKLFKALDKLEALIQHNESPLDTWSENERELNLTYGTDTVAFSEWLTELRKVILDETLDKLGK
- a CDS encoding NAD(P)/FAD-dependent oxidoreductase; translated protein: MPVIVNMISSAPGTDEKSVIETARKKLGVSPAEIHGAHIYKTSLDARKRNNIHYVHSVIFTLGSSEAERRVAEKNAAFIYAAPAGFDPVISKNKVRGRVVIAGFGPAGMFCGLALAEQGYRPLILERGECIEDRVASVESFMSTGILNEESNIQFGEGGAGTFSDGKLTTRIKDPLCRYVLERMVNFGAPEEILTKAKPHIGTDRLRGVVKAIRERIIELGGEIRFGTELNDIELDGRRAEAVKFTEGREEVSAVVLAIGHSARNTFEMLHRKGIFLEAKPFSVGARIEHRQTEVDRSLYGEYAGSPMLPKGEYQLSHRDKSGRAAYTFCMCPGGTVVPAASETSGTVTNGMSVFARDGVNANSALVVSVTPEDFGSKPLDGMYFAREIEQKAYKAAGSYKACASSVKGFLDGKADLDTDIEPSYSLGVTAVDYEKIFPKQVTEMMRTGLKVFSRKMKCFGDGKALLCAPETRTSSPVRITRDKDKMTSLSCENLYPCGEGAGYAGGIMSAAVDGLNTALKIMAEIAP